The Urbifossiella limnaea nucleotide sequence GGGGGTGGCCGCGAGCTGGGCCTTGCAGGGCGACATCCACCTGGCCGAGCCCGGGGCGATGATCGGCTTCGCCGGCCGGCGGACGATCCGCAACACCGTCGGGCTGGAGTTGCCCGAGAAGTTCCAGACGAGCGAGTTCCTGCTGAAGCACGGGTTCGTGGACCGGATCGTCCACCGCCGCGACCTGCGGACCGAGGTCGCCCGAATCATCGACTACTGCGACATCCAGTAACGCCGTGAGGCGCCCGTGGGCTTCTTCGATTTTCTGACCGGCAAGGGCAAGGACAGGGGCGGGGTCGGTGGCTCGCCGCGCAAGGTGGCGAACATCGCCAAGCGCTTCGAGCTGAGCGGCAAGACCGGCCAGGGGAGCATGTCCAAGGTCTACCGGGCCTACGACCGCGAGATCGGCCGCAACGTCTGCCTCAAGGTCCTCGACAAGGTCAAGACGAAGGAGTTCGAGGCCCGCTTCCCCGGCCTGAAGAAGCCGTCCGAGGGCGAGATCTGCATGGCCCTGCGGCACGAGAACATCGTGCGCACCTACGAGCACGGGCTGACGACGAACGGCGAGCCGTACATCGTCATGGAGTGGGTGGACGGTTACGGCCTCAGCTACCTGGTCGAGACGCGGAACGCCCAGCTTAAGGGAAACCGGATCAACTACCTGTCGCAGCTGAGCGACGCCGTCCAGTACATTCACGACTCCAAGTACCTGCACCGCGACCTGTGCGCCCGCAACATCATGGTCAACACCGAGGGCGTGCTCAAGCTCATCGACTTCGGGCTCGCGATCCCGTACACGCCGCAGTTCTGCGCCCCCGGCAACCGGACCGGCACCAAGGAAATCATGGCCCCGGAGCTGCTTGCGCGGCGGACCACCGACCACCGCGTGGACATGTTCGCTCTCGGCGTCACGGCCTACGAAATGTTCACGTTCAGCCTGCCGTGGGAGCGGTCGATGGACTCGAACGAGTACTCCCGGCGGGTGATGAACACGCCGCCGAAGAACCCGAAGGACGTGAACAAGGACCTGGACGACGAGACGGCCGCCGTGTTGTTGAAGGGGATCGCCAAGGTGCCGACGGACCGGTTCGGCTCGGCGAAGGCGTTCAAGGAAGCCCTGGAACGCCTCCCGCGGCAGGACTGGTAGCCGTCACCCCTGCCGCCGCCCGA carries:
- a CDS encoding serine/threonine protein kinase yields the protein MGFFDFLTGKGKDRGGVGGSPRKVANIAKRFELSGKTGQGSMSKVYRAYDREIGRNVCLKVLDKVKTKEFEARFPGLKKPSEGEICMALRHENIVRTYEHGLTTNGEPYIVMEWVDGYGLSYLVETRNAQLKGNRINYLSQLSDAVQYIHDSKYLHRDLCARNIMVNTEGVLKLIDFGLAIPYTPQFCAPGNRTGTKEIMAPELLARRTTDHRVDMFALGVTAYEMFTFSLPWERSMDSNEYSRRVMNTPPKNPKDVNKDLDDETAAVLLKGIAKVPTDRFGSAKAFKEALERLPRQDW